One part of the Plasmodium cynomolgi strain B DNA, chromosome 3, whole genome shotgun sequence genome encodes these proteins:
- a CDS encoding hypothetical protein (putative), with amino-acid sequence MLDDEADVLDDEADVLDNEVHMLDNEADVLDKAADGKDQLAGRKNDRRDKSPKLKTDIKADCAAVGMSKGENRNNKKRDDVGGNVLSATNVERNAVGEEQIMKERQEGEAKGLIFPSDIKLIYGSITTMDRKKTPNVKKKVTALFSKNLYDVVVLYYDMHFYNNIDSFKVDVNMYEIYNDLICLIDELYSMYIIDTEKKQSSCMYEDMAERYLSRELSGGWVERTQEELLQEYYILKGDRNTLFINFKLMKMVYLSAVFDLEFFGDVCQESVFLSEGVPISADSADSGVGGGSGVGVGCGCSCGIDVCCVNCGSDVTPAHTDDRGAGSPGRAIEAPRNDNRSDKKKSNKKKGISKRADRRSDRREIPSPALKSEVMRYHDRESVAAAVGREEEEEEEEEEEDVFHIEEAPSVEEASSVEEASSVEEASPVEEAYIREDQKLCYRILCDEQPYKALLIKDELNLSSSDDGESYHGRASTSVKEVTASSSSRGVVGNAATAQSVDSSANWGSLANMTSSANRISSANRISSANRISSANRISSANRISSANRTSSANRTSSANRTSSANMTSSVNRTSSANRTSSSNIAISGNLASGASAAESPPASNENDRDGIAQGRHSRVYTKSKRNNNQGIQSYASPHEKSVSIPKDILNITSLLSTPILSLSNIKSLNQVNFSYGNSRTKKDLYNYCYAYLVSIHNGYDVIPMEGYKFRPIIIDGANVSAKVINKQISNMVDTDMSIIYDCFLLHEAYIFFKRKKVDDIIIVLNPVTKKGEEYFLGNKKVCNYSYLENLIKQNAILICNEKYYHSSKGDVVKRRTYDDVLILELASHRNGCVISNDNYTDIEADTACEEIKHVISHYVVKHHYDKHNGFGLDMTKKPLKFVLNSLFQKIN; translated from the exons ATGCTGGACGACGAGGCTGATGTGCTGGACGACGAGGCTGATGTGCTGGACAACGAGGTTCATATGCTGGACAACGAGGCTGATGTGCTGGACAAAGCAGCAGATGGCAAAGACCAACTAGCAGGTAGGAAAAATGACCGAAGAGACAAAAGCCCCAAGTTGAAGACAGACATAAAAGCGGATTGCGCAGCGGTTGGTATgtcaaaaggagaaaataggaacaacaaaaaaagggatgacGTAGGAGGGAACGTTTTAAGTGCCACAAATGTGGAGAGAAACGCAGTAGGAGAAGAGCAAATAATGAAGGAGAGACAGGAGGGGGAAGCCAAGGGATTAATATTCCCATCAGACATCAAATTAATATACGGAAGCATAACCACAATGGATAGAAAGAAAACtccaaatgtaaaaaaaaaagttactgCACTATTTagcaaaaatttatatgacGTAGTGGTGCTTTATTACGACatgcatttttacaataacaTCGATTCGTTCAAGGTCGATGTGAACATGTACGAAATTTACAACGATTTGATCTGCTTGATAGACGAGTTGTATAGCATGTATATTATCGAtacggagaagaagcagagcTCCTGCATGTATGAAGACATGGCGGAAAGGTATCTTAGTAGGGAGTTGTCCGGGGGATGGGTAGAACGGACTCAGGAAGAGCTGTTACAGGAGTACTACATTTTGAAGGGGGACAGAAACACCCTCTTCATAAATTTCAAGCTAATGAAGATGGTGTACTTATCCGCCGTGTTCGACTTGGAGTTTTTTGGCGACGTGTGTCAGGAGAGCGTTTTCCTCTCCGAGGGGGTCCCCATTAGCGCAGATAGCGCAGATAGCGGCGTTGGCGGGGGTAGCGGTGTTGGCGTGGGTTGCGGATGTAGCTGCGGCATCGACGTTTGCTGCGTCAACTGCGGTAGCGATGTCACCCCTGCCCACACCGACGACCGAGGCGCTGGATCACCAGGCAGAGCAATCGAAGCCCCTCGGAATGATAACCGAAGCGACAAGAAAaagagtaataaaaaaaaaggaatatcgAAAAGGGCGGACAGGAGAAGCGACAGAAGGGAAATCCCGAGCCCTGCCTTGAAGTCGGAAGTGATGCGGTACCACGATAGGGAGAGTGTGGCAGCGGCGGTGGGgcgggaagaagaagaggaagaggaagaggaagaagaggatgTATTCCATATTGAGGAAGCCCCATCGGTTGAGGAAGCCTCATCCGTTGAGGAAGCCTCATCCGTTGAGGAAGCCTCCCCCGTTGAGGAAGCCTACATCCGAGAAGACCAAAAATTGTGCTACCGCATTCTGTGTGACGAGCAGCCGTACAAGGCCCTTCTGATAAAAGACGAGCTTAATCTGAGTTCGTCGGACGATGGGGAGAGCTACCACGGGAGGGCGAGCACGTCCGTAAAGGAAGTCACCGCGTCCAGTTCGTCGAGGGGTGTAGTGGGAAACGCGGCTACCGCGCAGAGCGTGGACAGCAGCGCGAATTGGGGGAGTTTGGCCAACATGACCAGCTCGGCCAACAGGATCAGCTCGGCCAACAGGATCAGCTCGGCCAACAGGATCAGCTCGGCCAACAGGATCAGCTCGGCCAACAGGATCAGCTCGGCCAACAGGACCAGCTCGGCCAACAGGACCAGCTCGGCCAACAGGACCAGCTCAGCCAACATGACCAGCTCGGTCAACAGGACCAGCTCGGCCAACAGGACCAGCTCGTCCAACATTGCCATCTCGGGCAACCTTGCGAGCGGCGCGTCCGCGGCAGAGTCCCCCCCGGCGAGCAACGAAAACGACAGGGATGGCATCGCGCAGGGGAGACACAGTCGCGTGTACACCAAGTCGAAAAGGAACAACAACCAAGGGATCCAATCGTACGCATCTCCACATGAAAAATCAGTCAGTATCCCCAAAGATATCCTAAACATAACATCCCTGTTGAGCACCCCCATTTTATCACTCAGCAATATAAAAAGCCTAAATCAGGTGAATTTTTCATACGGAAACAGCAGGACGAAGAAGGACCTATACAACTACTGTTATGCTTACCTAGTGAGCATACACAATGGGTATGATGTTATCCCCATGGAGGGCTATAAGTTCAGACCCATCATAATAGATGGTGCAAACGTTTCAGCCAAGGTTATTAATAAACAGATCTCCAATATGGTAGATACAGATATGTCTATAATATATGActgttttttattacatgaggcatatattttttttaaaagaaaaaaagtggacgaTATTATCATAGTTTTAAATCCTGTgacgaagaagggggaggagtaTTTCTTGGGGAACAAGAAGGTGTGCAATTATTCCTACTTAGAAAACTTAATAAAACAGAATGCCATACTGATTTGCAACGAGAAGTATTACCACAGTTCCAAGGGGGACGTTGTGAAACGGCGCACGTATGACGACGTGCTGATCCTGGAGCTGGCCTCGCACAGAA ATGGCTGCGTCATTTCCAATGACAACTACACGGACATAGAGGCAGACACCGCATGCGAGGAAATAAAGCACGTCATATCGCATTACGTCGTGAAGCATCATTACGACAAGCACAATGGATTCGGCTTGGACATGACGAAGAAGCCTTTGAAATTTGTCTTAAATTCTCTCTTCcagaaaattaattaa
- a CDS encoding hydroxyacyl glutathione hydrolase (putative), giving the protein ASAEVLVIPSLHDNFAYVIIDEKTKKAACVDPVEPDKILRKIENLNVDLEYVLCTHHHYDHSGGNLRMKELRKKIKVVGSAYESTPGVSEKVYDSQIVRLGELCVKAIHAPCHTKGHIMYYVYKMDDQKNEDNNYAPILFTGDTLFIAGCGRFFEGSAREMFKNIEKVKGYRKETLIYCGHEYTLSNLRFALSIENDNEHMKNKMKEVEEKVSNKKPSVPSTIEQENLINPFFRTHHYTDKFNTTDEVKILDKLREMKNNF; this is encoded by the exons gCAAGCGCAGAGGTGCTTGTCATCCCGTCGCTGCATGACAATTTCGCCTACGTCATAATCGATGA aaaaacgaagaaggcTGCATGTGTAGACCCGGTGGAGCCAGATAAG ATACTCAGAAAAATCGAGAACTTGAATGTCGACTTGGAATACGTCCTCTGCACGCATCACCATTATGACCATTCag GAGGGAACCTACGCATGAAGGagctgagaaaaaaaattaaagtcgTCGGGTCGGCGTACGAATCGACTCCGGGTGTCAGTGAAAAGGTTTACGACAGCCAGATTGTGCGTCTAG GCGAGCTGTGCGTAAAGGCCATCCACGCGCCATGTCACACGAAGGGGCACATCATGTATTACgtgtacaaaatggatgaCCAGAAAAACGAAGATAACAACTatgctcccattttgttcaccGGGGACACCCTATTTATTGCCGGTTGTGGCAGGTTCTTCGAGGGCAGCGCCAGGGAgatgtttaaaaatatcgaaaaggTTAAGGGTTATCGGAAGGAGACGCTCATTTACTGCGGACATGAGTACACCCTCAGCAATTTGAG ATTCGCCTTGAGCATCGAAAACGATAACGAACAcatgaagaacaaaatgaaggaggtAGAAGAAAAAGTCAGCAACAAAAAGCCATCCGTCCCATCCACTATCGAACAGGAAAACCTGATTAATCCATTTTTCAGGACCCATCATTATACTGATAAGTTTAACACCACGGATGAGGTAAAGATATTGGATAAGTTACGGGAGATGAAGAACAATTTTTAG